One part of the Methanomassiliicoccales archaeon genome encodes these proteins:
- a CDS encoding MBL fold metallo-hydrolase — protein sequence MNEINIKIKNGIEIYSDGQYYFDPTRLGPSGIYCISHAHVDHLPKEIRCPTAICTHLTANIAKKRLGREIMPVTCPQIRILNSGHVPGASMFLLENKHRILYTGDFNTRTRFGLNGATPVQTDAMVVESTYGDPRFIFPKTEEVVGEIRDWTEDSIRRGFSVIFFAQPLGKAQELISILSDQQIYVHNTISDLTHFVLDTPVHYSRLSNVPPSRPSIQIYPMRYFDSTFMGHRQVDQLKTAVVTGMAVDKAFRKSIKVDEAFPLSDHADFEELIDFINRCNPCIVLTHHGRSRRFSKAIKRILDIDSRPLIRNQTTVNDFL from the coding sequence GTGAATGAGATTAATATCAAAATAAAGAATGGCATCGAAATCTATTCTGATGGGCAGTATTACTTTGATCCCACGAGACTAGGACCATCTGGGATTTATTGCATTTCACATGCACACGTCGACCATTTGCCTAAAGAAATCCGCTGCCCAACTGCAATATGCACACATTTAACTGCTAACATAGCGAAGAAGAGGTTGGGGAGGGAAATCATGCCAGTTACCTGCCCTCAAATCAGGATTCTCAACTCAGGTCACGTGCCTGGTGCCTCGATGTTCCTCCTTGAGAACAAACATAGGATCCTCTACACAGGCGATTTCAACACTCGAACGAGATTCGGTCTCAATGGGGCTACTCCGGTTCAGACAGACGCGATGGTCGTGGAGTCAACATACGGCGATCCGCGATTCATTTTTCCAAAAACAGAAGAGGTCGTGGGCGAGATAAGAGATTGGACTGAAGATTCGATCAGACGCGGGTTTTCAGTCATCTTCTTTGCGCAACCACTTGGAAAGGCGCAAGAGTTGATATCGATACTTTCAGATCAACAGATATATGTCCACAATACAATTAGCGATTTGACGCATTTTGTACTTGATACACCAGTCCATTATTCAAGACTATCAAACGTTCCACCTTCAAGACCATCAATCCAGATTTATCCTATGAGGTATTTCGATTCGACCTTTATGGGACATCGACAGGTTGATCAATTAAAGACAGCAGTTGTTACTGGAATGGCGGTAGACAAGGCGTTCAGGAAAAGCATCAAGGTCGATGAGGCGTTCCCGCTATCAGATCATGCAGACTTCGAAGAACTAATCGATTTTATCAACAGGTGCAACCCTTGTATTGTTTTAACGCATCACGGGAGATCGAGAAGATTTTCAAAAGCGATCAAGAGGATTCTCGATATTGATTCGAGACCATTAATCAGAAATCAGACAACTGTGAATGATTTCTTGTGA
- a CDS encoding AAA family ATPase, which translates to MRITISGPPGSGKTTVCKLLSEKLGMKYVVSGALFRNMAEEQGLTLEEFGKLAEKDPKFDRMLDEQMLRIARENDSIILEGRLTGYLLNKNGIDAFKIYLDAELAERSKRASVRDGIDIDTAREKIVERERCEAMRYERYYGFDPADRSFYDLVIDTTRLSPEEVVLKIVKALEARGWAECS; encoded by the coding sequence ATGAGAATCACGATCAGCGGCCCCCCAGGATCAGGTAAAACAACGGTATGCAAGCTCCTTTCAGAGAAGCTCGGAATGAAATACGTCGTTTCTGGTGCTCTCTTTAGAAATATGGCTGAAGAACAGGGTTTGACTCTTGAGGAATTTGGTAAACTGGCGGAAAAAGACCCCAAATTTGATCGAATGCTCGATGAACAAATGCTGCGGATCGCGCGGGAAAATGATAGTATTATTCTTGAGGGGCGACTGACCGGGTATCTTCTTAATAAAAATGGAATTGACGCTTTCAAAATTTACCTTGATGCAGAACTCGCTGAAAGATCGAAAAGGGCATCGGTGCGAGATGGAATTGACATCGATACTGCGAGAGAAAAAATCGTCGAAAGGGAACGATGCGAGGCGATGAGGTATGAGAGGTATTACGGGTTTGATCCCGCAGATAGGAGCTTCTATGACCTTGTTATTGACACGACACGTCTCTCACCCGAAGAAGTGGTTTTGAAGATTGTTAAGGCGCTGGAGGCGAGAGGTTGGGCAGAATGCTCGTAA
- the secY gene encoding preprotein translocase subunit SecY, with the protein MAEGEKSRLYKLKPLTDRLPAVARPEGHVHFRTKMMWVIIILVFYFIMTNVYIYGLDQAQTIDLFAQYRAILAGAQGSLMHLGIGPIVTGSIIMQLFVGAKIIKLDLKNDEDKAVYQSTQKFLVLIMIVVEAVPQVFGYLVPSETFVHNLEGVFGSDGVLSGLNFARFVIVLQLFIGSYLVFLMDEVVSKWGIGSGVSLFIAAGVAEAIFTGTVNWQPVDPNLPISIDNPPAGTIPKTIYILQNTSAAGLAGGGYERILLQNPNPMVALIGTIAIFLFVAYVESTRIELPLAHGAARGARGRYPIKLIYASNIPVILMAALLANVSMFSMLLWNNPTFRDLPLIGGQWWIGYYEPGSTHPAGGLAWYLSTPRGLGDWLLPILSPDRYGHLAAGHDSLQIALHVVVYLGVMVIGSIIFAKFWIETTNMGPEAVARQIESSGLQIPGFRRDPRVLRRVLERYIPVVTIISGALVGALAAIADLIGTVGNASGTGVLLAVGILIQFYEAIGREQMMEMHPVLRQFFGGE; encoded by the coding sequence ATGGCTGAAGGGGAAAAGAGCAGGCTGTATAAGTTGAAACCCCTCACCGATAGATTGCCTGCTGTTGCTCGACCCGAAGGCCATGTCCATTTCAGAACGAAGATGATGTGGGTCATCATCATCCTTGTTTTTTACTTCATCATGACAAATGTCTATATCTATGGCCTAGATCAAGCTCAAACAATTGACCTGTTTGCCCAGTACAGAGCAATACTCGCTGGTGCGCAAGGTTCACTGATGCACCTTGGTATCGGACCAATTGTGACTGGCTCGATTATCATGCAGCTTTTTGTCGGAGCGAAGATCATTAAACTCGATCTCAAAAACGACGAGGACAAGGCGGTCTATCAAAGCACGCAGAAATTCCTCGTTTTGATCATGATCGTTGTTGAGGCAGTACCGCAGGTTTTCGGGTATCTTGTCCCTTCGGAGACATTTGTCCATAATCTGGAGGGGGTCTTTGGAAGTGATGGAGTACTGAGTGGTCTCAATTTCGCGAGGTTCGTCATCGTCCTTCAGCTTTTCATCGGATCTTATCTTGTCTTCCTTATGGATGAAGTCGTCTCGAAATGGGGAATTGGTAGTGGGGTCTCTCTTTTCATCGCTGCGGGCGTTGCGGAAGCGATCTTCACCGGTACAGTCAACTGGCAACCGGTAGACCCAAATCTGCCGATAAGTATCGATAATCCGCCTGCGGGCACGATCCCAAAGACGATCTATATTCTCCAGAATACCTCAGCCGCGGGGCTCGCAGGCGGTGGATACGAAAGAATCCTCTTGCAGAATCCTAATCCTATGGTTGCCCTGATCGGCACAATCGCGATATTCCTTTTTGTGGCTTATGTTGAATCGACGCGTATTGAACTTCCTCTTGCTCACGGAGCTGCACGAGGTGCGAGGGGCCGTTATCCGATCAAGCTTATCTACGCATCAAACATTCCAGTGATCCTTATGGCAGCCCTCCTTGCAAACGTCAGCATGTTTTCAATGCTCCTGTGGAACAACCCAACATTCAGAGATCTTCCTCTTATCGGAGGGCAGTGGTGGATAGGGTATTATGAACCTGGAAGTACGCATCCAGCGGGAGGACTTGCGTGGTATCTTTCGACGCCAAGGGGGCTTGGAGACTGGTTGCTGCCGATCTTGAGTCCTGATAGGTATGGACATTTGGCTGCAGGGCACGATAGCTTGCAAATAGCTCTGCACGTTGTCGTTTATCTTGGCGTAATGGTCATAGGCTCGATTATCTTCGCGAAGTTCTGGATCGAGACAACGAACATGGGGCCCGAGGCCGTTGCGAGACAAATTGAGTCATCTGGCCTGCAGATTCCAGGATTCAGAAGGGATCCAAGAGTGCTCCGGCGCGTGCTTGAAAGATATATTCCAGTGGTCACGATTATCAGCGGTGCGCTTGTCGGGGCACTGGCTGCAATCGCGGATCTCATTGGAACAGTTGGCAACGCAAGTGGTACCGGTGTCCTCCTCGCAGTAGGAATCTTGATACAGTTCTACGAAGCTATCGGCAGAGAGCAGATGATGGAGATGCACCCCGTATTGAGGCAGTTCTTCGGAGGTGAATAA
- a CDS encoding RNA-guided pseudouridylation complex pseudouridine synthase subunit Cbf5: protein MLVREESFVSKKWGKPPSTRSVQELLEAGVINLDKPAGPTSHQVTAWVRDILGIKKVAHGGTLDPNVSGVLPIATGKAIRAIDLTLKSDKEYICLMRLHRDKQEEDIRKILLGFVGEIFQTPPVRSAVKRQMRVRRIHDIKIIEIRGREVLFRVSCDAGTYIRTLCYDVGEALGTGAHMEELRRVRSGNMREEDSYKLQDVKDAIVFWKEENDDSLLKKILMPFEKLLEPLPKIIIKDSAVDAICHGADLAVVGIARLDADIVKGSTVAIMTEKGEGVALGTAEMSAERAVIAKEGIAAKTTRVFMKPGTYPKMW, encoded by the coding sequence ATGCTCGTAAGAGAAGAATCATTCGTTAGCAAGAAATGGGGAAAGCCTCCATCGACCCGATCTGTGCAGGAACTCTTGGAAGCTGGTGTAATCAACCTTGATAAGCCGGCAGGGCCAACGTCTCATCAGGTCACTGCCTGGGTCAGAGATATTTTAGGGATTAAAAAGGTCGCTCATGGTGGTACCCTTGATCCCAATGTCAGTGGGGTACTCCCGATCGCTACGGGGAAGGCAATCCGAGCGATCGATCTGACACTGAAATCCGATAAGGAATACATTTGTTTGATGAGGTTGCATAGGGATAAACAGGAAGAAGATATTCGAAAGATTCTTTTAGGTTTTGTAGGCGAGATCTTCCAGACCCCTCCGGTGCGATCTGCAGTAAAGAGGCAAATGCGGGTCAGAAGAATTCATGATATCAAAATCATAGAGATCAGAGGGAGAGAGGTCCTTTTTAGAGTTTCATGCGACGCTGGGACCTACATTAGGACGCTTTGTTACGACGTCGGCGAAGCCCTTGGAACAGGAGCGCATATGGAAGAGCTGAGACGCGTACGCTCGGGGAATATGAGGGAAGAAGACTCTTATAAACTTCAAGACGTCAAGGACGCCATCGTATTCTGGAAGGAGGAAAATGATGATTCACTACTAAAGAAAATTCTCATGCCATTTGAGAAGCTCCTTGAACCTCTTCCGAAGATTATTATCAAGGATAGCGCAGTCGATGCGATCTGTCACGGTGCAGACCTTGCAGTCGTTGGCATTGCGCGTCTCGATGCCGATATTGTGAAGGGAAGTACAGTCGCAATTATGACGGAAAAAGGTGAAGGTGTTGCTCTCGGGACTGCTGAGATGAGTGCAGAAAGGGCCGTCATCGCGAAAGAGGGCATTGCCGCTAAGACCACGCGAGTATTTATGAAACCTGGCACATACCCAAAAATGTGGTAA
- a CDS encoding 50S ribosomal protein L30 — MAYAVIRVRGHAGVKKEIEDTMRMLNLTRPNHCVVVPETDSIKGMLQKAKDYITWGEVSSETLARMIKFRGRLKGDKPIDDLYIQNHSKFTSIISFAKSVAKDEVKYSDLIDVKPVFRLNPPRKGYGGNKRSFANGGALGYRGEKINELIERML; from the coding sequence GTGGCCTACGCTGTGATCAGAGTACGTGGACACGCCGGTGTGAAAAAGGAAATTGAGGATACAATGCGGATGCTAAATCTTACTCGCCCTAATCACTGCGTTGTCGTGCCAGAGACAGATAGCATTAAGGGAATGCTGCAGAAAGCGAAGGACTACATCACATGGGGTGAAGTGAGTAGTGAAACTCTTGCGAGGATGATAAAATTCAGGGGACGTCTCAAAGGGGACAAACCGATCGACGATCTCTATATCCAGAATCATTCGAAATTTACATCGATCATCTCTTTTGCGAAAAGTGTGGCTAAAGACGAGGTGAAATATTCAGACCTTATTGATGTAAAACCTGTCTTTAGGCTCAATCCCCCGCGAAAAGGATACGGTGGCAATAAGAGGTCATTCGCGAACGGGGGTGCTCTTGGATACCGCGGAGAGAAGATCAACGAATTGATTGAGAGAATGCTCTAG
- a CDS encoding EMC3/TMCO1 family protein, whose protein sequence is MPNPPRAQSSMPRITTILVFVLALFILFDPNLRNGLGQIIGYGLEPVIGFGGRYPVVTLFLAGIIMTGLTIIIRHFMVDYVEQVKSQKIVAAFNKEFRQARMENNTYKIKKLTEQQPKILQKSMEVSSSQIKLLPITMAVVVPIFSWLSVFMGNINSAHFAVPWSSNADMNAVYVLPGWILLYSLVSLPFGQVLARILRYFSFSKRLKQMKADAK, encoded by the coding sequence TTGCCAAATCCCCCCCGAGCTCAGAGTAGTATGCCGAGGATCACTACAATACTTGTCTTTGTATTAGCCCTCTTTATTCTATTCGATCCAAATCTAAGAAACGGTCTTGGACAGATTATTGGCTACGGGCTTGAGCCCGTTATCGGGTTTGGTGGTAGATATCCTGTTGTTACGCTCTTTCTTGCTGGCATAATTATGACTGGTCTTACAATTATCATAAGGCATTTCATGGTCGATTACGTCGAGCAGGTGAAGAGCCAGAAGATCGTCGCGGCTTTTAACAAGGAATTCAGACAAGCGCGTATGGAGAACAATACATATAAGATCAAAAAACTCACAGAACAGCAGCCAAAAATACTTCAGAAATCAATGGAAGTCTCATCGTCCCAAATAAAACTCCTTCCAATTACGATGGCCGTTGTCGTTCCAATTTTTTCATGGTTGTCCGTCTTTATGGGCAATATTAACAGCGCCCATTTCGCAGTCCCGTGGTCTTCCAATGCAGACATGAATGCCGTTTATGTCTTGCCAGGCTGGATACTTTTGTATTCGCTCGTTAGCTTGCCATTCGGTCAGGTGCTTGCAAGAATACTCAGGTATTTCTCTTTCAGTAAGCGCCTGAAACAGATGAAGGCCGATGCAAAATGA
- a CDS encoding uL15 family ribosomal protein, with product MPSRTKKFRGSRTHGRGKKAGRGAGLQGGRGNAGLHKHKVMYMLKYDPDHFGRHGFKRPQSVVAAKIAMNVGEIQENINRLIADGFAERKDGRVTVNLAKMGVDKLLGSGKIIEPIDVIVADCSELAREKIEAAGGSIVQP from the coding sequence ATGCCAAGCAGAACAAAGAAATTCAGGGGAAGCCGCACGCACGGACGCGGCAAGAAGGCGGGGCGTGGTGCAGGCCTTCAGGGCGGTCGAGGCAATGCAGGCCTTCACAAACATAAAGTCATGTATATGTTGAAATACGACCCAGATCACTTCGGCCGGCATGGCTTCAAGAGGCCTCAGAGCGTTGTGGCAGCGAAAATTGCGATGAATGTCGGCGAGATCCAAGAGAATATAAACAGGTTGATCGCGGATGGATTTGCTGAGAGAAAAGATGGGAGGGTCACGGTCAACTTGGCAAAAATGGGCGTTGATAAGCTCCTTGGTTCAGGGAAAATCATCGAGCCAATTGATGTTATCGTTGCCGATTGTTCTGAACTTGCACGGGAGAAGATTGAAGCCGCAGGCGGCTCTATAGTTCAACCGTAG
- a CDS encoding 30S ribosomal protein S5: MEWTPKTKLGKMVRNGEITSMSDALATKLPLREPEIVDVLLPDLKDEVIDVNMVQRMTDSGRRVKFAITVAVGNGDGFVGVGRAKGKEVGPAIRKAIDNAKLNIIEIKRGCGSWECGCGTPHSLPFMVVGKAGSVEVTFKPAPRGVSLAVGDVAKIILQLAGIKDAWGFARGHTKTTVNYALATFDALMKTSVLRITEEQEKRLKIMSGRVMVHFPEHDANVDQQKEITEQEG; the protein is encoded by the coding sequence ATGGAATGGACTCCGAAGACAAAACTAGGCAAGATGGTCAGGAACGGTGAGATTACATCGATGAGTGATGCGCTAGCGACGAAGCTCCCACTTCGTGAACCTGAGATTGTTGACGTCCTCCTTCCAGACCTTAAAGATGAGGTCATCGACGTCAATATGGTTCAGCGTATGACCGACTCGGGCAGAAGGGTGAAATTCGCGATTACCGTCGCAGTCGGTAACGGTGATGGTTTCGTGGGTGTTGGCAGGGCAAAGGGAAAAGAAGTCGGTCCTGCGATTCGTAAAGCAATTGACAATGCAAAACTGAATATTATCGAGATAAAGAGAGGATGCGGATCTTGGGAGTGCGGTTGTGGCACGCCTCATTCCTTACCCTTCATGGTTGTCGGTAAGGCAGGGTCTGTCGAGGTAACTTTCAAGCCCGCCCCGAGGGGCGTTTCGCTGGCGGTAGGAGATGTCGCAAAAATCATTCTGCAACTTGCCGGTATCAAGGACGCATGGGGATTTGCGCGTGGCCATACCAAGACGACTGTCAATTATGCCCTAGCGACATTCGATGCCTTAATGAAAACGTCCGTCCTGAGGATTACTGAGGAGCAAGAGAAACGCTTAAAGATCATGAGCGGCCGCGTTATGGTTCATTTTCCAGAGCATGATGCAAACGTGGATCAACAAAAAGAAATAACAGAGCAGGAGGGATGA